The following are from one region of the Nicotiana tomentosiformis chromosome 7, ASM39032v3, whole genome shotgun sequence genome:
- the LOC138895616 gene encoding uncharacterized protein: protein MSKKESKARLMRWALLLQEFDLEIIDRKGSENQVADHLSRLEEEGRPHDGLEINDSFPDEQLLFVSLTGIPWFADVANFLVTGIVPNELSSNRRKKLKWDCLDYYWDEPYLFKICNDGVIRRYVLEEEQLSILKACHSTPYCGHHGGARTATKVLNCGFYWPTLYKDASELVRHCDECQRAVVALHNNEARSVVAFLKKNIFTRFCTPWAIISDGGSHFCNKSFDTLLSKKLDDALWAYRIAYKTPIGMSPYRMVFGNACHLPVKREHKAMWALKKLNLEWDVAANLRVEQLNKLDEFRFYAYSSSSLYKDKMKYLHDMYIRNKEFKEGDLVLLFNSRLRMFSEKLKSKWSGPLEVVHVTPFGALDLKNKNGKIFRFNGHRVKHYLGKIDDSHIVALIHFK from the exons ATGAGTAAAAAGGAAtctaaggctaggttgatgagatgggctcttcttctacaagagtttgaccttgaaatcatagaccgaaaagggagtgagaatcaagtggcggaccacttgtcccgcttggaagaggaggggaggccccaTGATGGACTCGAGATTAATGATTCGTTTCCAGATGAACAACTCCTCTTCGTGTCTTTGACTGGGATAccttggttcgccgatgtggctaactttcttgtgaccggcaTTGTTCCGAATGAGCTCTCTTCTAACcgaaggaagaagctcaaatgggactgcttggattattattgggacgagccatatcttttcaaaatttgcaatgatggtgttatccggagaTATGTTCTggaagaagagcaattgagtaTTCTTAAAGCTTGCCATTCCACGCCCTAttgtggtcaccatggtggagcgagaactgctacaaaggtcctaaactgtggattctattggcctaccttgtacaaagatgCTAGCGAGCTCGTTAGGcattgtgatgagtgccaaagagctg ttgtggctttgcacaacaatgaggcacggagtgtggtggctttcttaaagaaaaatatcttcacaaggttttgCACCCCATGggctatcattagtgatgggggttctcatttttgcaacaaatcctttgacactttactttccaa gaaacttgacgatgctttatgggcctatagaatagcttacaagactccaattggtatgtctccgtaccggATGGTATTTGGGAATGCCTGTCATCTTCCGGTTAAAAGagagcacaaggcaatgtgggcgctgaagaaattgaaccttgaatgggatgtagctgccaatcttcgggtagagcaactaaataaacttgatgagttccggttctatgcttattccagctcgtccttgtataaggacaagatgaaatACTTACATGATATGTAtatccggaacaaagaattcaaggaaggtgacttggttcttttattcaactctcggttacggatgttttcgGAAAAGCTCAAGTcgaagtggagtggtcctttagaagtggtacatgtgactccttttggtgctctagatttgaaaaacaaGAATGGTAAGATCTTTAGATtcaatgggcaccgagtgaaACACTACCTTGGCAAGATTGATGATAGCCACATTGTGGCATTGATCCATTTCAAAtaa
- the LOC138895615 gene encoding uncharacterized protein: MAVTTRSGRGGVASTSNPRKIVNDDVLVQEENEPRNDENVNDEVRIDIDKNVEETQDDVNPSREHVIDIPDPVVPKAKAPLPRPPPQYPQNLAKKNNKNQFKKFIDMMKSLSINVPLVEALEQMLGYAKFMKDLVKKKWSIYCEMIKMTHQVSAIVHSMAPKLEDPSAFTIPCTIGSADFAKGLCDLGASINLMPYSVFKTLGIGQLRPTSLRLQMADRTIKRPLGIIDDVIVQVDKFILLANFVILECEVDYEVPIILGRPFLAIGKALVDVEARELTFRMGDEKVMFYV, translated from the coding sequence atggcggtgactacaagaagtggtagaggtggagttgctagtacctctAATCCAAGAAAGATTGTGAATGATGATGTGCTTGTGCAAGAAGAGAATGAGCCAAgaaatgatgagaatgtgaaCGATGAAGTGAGGATAGACATTGATAAAAACGTGGAAGAGACACAagatgatgtgaacccgtctagggaacacgtgatagacataccggatccggtagtgcccaaagccaaggctcctttgccaaggcctcctccacaaTATCCTCAAAATCTCGcaaagaaaaacaacaaaaaccaattcaagaaattcattgatatgatgaaaagtttgtccataaatgtgcctttggttgaagctctagaacaaatgctgggatatgccaagttcatgaaggacttggtaaaaAAGAAGTGGTCAATCTACTGTGAgatgatcaaaatgacacatcaagtgagtgccattgtgcattccatggctccaaagctagaagatcccagtgcctttacaattccatgcactattggtAGTGCCGATTTTGCCAAAggcttgtgtgatttgggagcgagcattaatttgatgccatattctgtgttcaagacattggggattgggcaacTAAGACCTACTTCAttgaggttgcaaatggcagaCCGAACAATAAAGAGGCCATtagggataattgatgatgtgatAGTTCAGGTCGACAAGTTCATACTTCTTGCAAATTTTGTGATACTCGAAtgtgaggttgactatgaggtgccaatcATATTGGGAAGACCTTTCCTAGCTATagggaaggccttagttgatgtggaagctagggagctcaccttccggatgggcgatgaaaaagttatGTTTTACGTGTGA